CGGCGATCTCGTTCGCCGAGAGCTGCGCGCTTGGCGTCAGCTCATAGACGTCGAACCCTCGGTCGAGCTCCGACGAGTAGATCATCCCGTTCCAGTAGTACGCGCCCCATGAGCCGCCGATCGTGTAGCGTGAGCGCTCGCTCGCCTTCGACGTGTCGGCCGGCTCGTCGATCGGACCGCGATCGTAGTACGCGATCTCGGTCGGGTGGTCGGTGTCCGTGAAGTCCATGACGTCCACGCCACCCTGGTACCAGCCCTGCACGTAGAGGTCGCGTCCCGGCACCGGTATGATTCCCCCGTTATGCGAGACGCAGTTCTCCTGCGCGGACTGCGCGGTGGGAAGCTTGAAGTAGGAGCGCTGCGTCAACTTCTTGTTGTCTGCGCTCGCGGTGACGATCGTGTTGCCGCCCAGCTCCATTATGCTGCCGGCCTGGCACATCGGGCCCGTGCCACCGCCCCACTCGTCGGTCCAGAGGGTCTTCTTACCGTCGTTGCTGAACCCGGCGGTGTGCCGGCCCTGGAAGTTGTTGGTGTCGGTAATGGCCGACAGCCGCACCGGCTTCTCGGGGTTCGAGATATCGACCATGATGGCGTAGCTCGAGCACGCCGCGGCAAGCAGGTGCATCGCCGGGTAGGCCGTCACGTCGTGACAGTTGCGCGGGCCCGTGTGCAGCGGGTCAGGGGCGCCGTTAGGCGCGCCGGCTTGGGCTGCACCCCGCGGTCGGCGGCGGCTGTCCGGCGGAGCGCAGAAGGTGACGCAAGTTGGCGATCCCTCGAGGCCCGTGAAGATTCGCGCGCCCGGGATCACCGCGGCCCGCTCTGGGTGGTCGAGCGGCACCTTGATGATGTCGAGTTGGTAGAGCGAGTTCGTTGGGTCGGCGGGGTCCGTGCCGTTCTTGCACCCGGCTAGCTCCGAGTCCGGCCGCGCGGCCTGCTGCCCCGACACGTAGATGTAGATGATGTTGGGATCCGTCGGGCTCGGGATGACGGTGTGGGTGTGTGAGCCTTTGCAGGTCTGCACGTTCTTGATCAGCTTGGGCGCGTGCGGGTGGGAGACGTCGTAGATGCGCACGCCCGCCATGTGGTCCTTCGGGTCCTGCACGCCGCCCTTGGCGCAGTCAGTGCGATTGCCCGCGCCCTCGGCGGAGAGAAACAGCAGGTTGCCAATGATCGACGGGTCGCCTTGCGACGTGATGCACTCCACGACCGACGCGACGACCGGCTTGGCCGGATCGCTCACGTCCCACACCGTGAAACCGGCGAAGTTGCCTTGGTACACGAAGTGGCCGTCGCCGAACGCCAGGTCGGAGTTGATGAACGCCAGGCCGCGCGAGCTGTCGAACTGCGCCGGCTTCGGCGAGAACGACACGAGGCGCATGTTGCTCGCCGCGACTCCGGCGTCAAACCGGCCCGGCTTGAGATTGCTCCGCGGGTCGGCGGCGCTCGGATAGCTCTGCGCCGACACGAGCGCCGGCACGGCGAGGGTCGCGATGAGGCTTATCAGCCTGCTTGCACTGCGCATCGGGAGGGACTCCAGTGAGTGGTGATGAATGCGCCGCGCGGGGTTGGGGCCCCGCGCGCTTCCAATAAAACTGCTCTGCGCAGCAGAGCCGCGTCGGTGCTTCACTTCGCCGGGAGTTGCGTGAGCAACCTCTGCATGATGCCGATCTCTGTAGTTTGCGCCGTGACGACATCGTTCGCGAACACGTTCACGTCGACGTCCTGTCCAGCGAGTGAGACGTTGAACAGGTCATCCACCATCTTCAGCGCGCCGGCGTGATGCTGGATCATGAGGCGGAGGTACGCGCGGTCGAAGTCGACTCCCTTGGCCGCGTCGAGCTCCTTGATCTGCGCCGCCGTCAGCATGCCCGCCATCATCACGTTGTGCCACGACGACGTATCCGGTGCGAATTGTTTGTTACGCGAAAGCCAAGCCTGCATGATGTGAATCTCCGGCAGCTGCGATTGATCAATTTTGTTCGAGAGTTTCAGCACCTGCGGATTGGCGTTGTGCGACTCGGCCATTCGCGACATGACGATCGCCTGAGAGTGGTGCGCGATCATTCCCTGCATGAACTCGACGTCGGCCTTGGTGTACAGGGCGCCTTTCGGGATCGTGATCTCGTGAGCCATGTCCATGCCGCTCATGGCCGTCGTGCCGCCATTCTGGGACAGCGCGAGCGACGGGCCGCCGATCAACATGATAAAGAGCACGAGTGCACCGGCGACGCATTTGGTCGTCACGACGACCTCCTTCAGTCAGTCTGCTCGACGAGAGCGAGTGTGGATGGGCCCCAAGGAACCGGCGATACGATACGGCGTATCGAGTGAGAGGACTAGATGTGGGGCTATCCTCGCGACGGCGCTGAGTTTCAAACGGCGCGAAATCCGAAACGGCGCGAAGTCCCAAACAGCGGCGCAGCAGGCCGAAAGAACGACACCGAGATCAGCGGCAGAGAAAAGGACGCGAACCCGTGAGCAGGCGATCGCATGGAGAGTTGCCGTGGCCTAGGGAGTCCCCAAAACGGTGACCAGCCGACAGCGTGACTGCACGCATCGCGTTCATATCGCCACTTGCATTCGCGAACTGCGTGTTCGCCAACGCGGACACGGGCTGTCGCCGACCGCGTCATACATGAATGTGCCAGAGCTCTGGAATTATCTGGGGCCTGCGAATCCCCCAGTGCTGGCGCTGATCGCAAGAGTCAAAGCGCTCGACGTCAGCGTCACTCCTAACACTCCATGCGTTCGCGCAGCGGTACGGATTGGCCTATTTCGAATCCGCTCCGCGGGACTCCACGGAAGCCAAGATTCCCTGAAGAATCCAGTGCTGCCACCACCTCGCGTTTCGAGGGCCCTGACGCGGGGCGCGGTCATTCTCGGCAAACCGGCCGGAATCCCGATAGCGACATGGGCGGCGAACCGTTCGCTGGCCTAACGTGGCGTGCGCTTTCATCGCGCCAGTCCAACCATCGAGCCGCCAAGCGCGCTGAATGCCTCCGCGCGCGCTCTGTCCACTCCGGTGATCAGCGCACCGTCCTCGACTCAGGTCAAAAGTTGGTGATTCAGGGCACGTACGTGCTTGTCGCGACGCGGCGCGGATCTTTCTAGATGTTGCGGCGTCTCAGCAAGGTGAAGCCGCCGCTGGGTTGGAGCGGCCGGGTGCACAAACGCCGAGTTGGAGGAGCAAATGCGAAAGTTGATGGTTCTAGCAACAGTCGCGACGATCGCCAGTGTGGGCATGGTTGCAAACGCTGGAGCGCAGGTGTACTACCCGAACACTTCCAACACGCCGTCGCGAGTGCAGGGCCGGTCCGGCTATCCTTCGTCGTATCCGGGTTACCCGCAGCAGCAGTACCCGCAGTACCCGACCACCTCGCAACGTCATCATGCGAAGAAGCATCACGCGAAGAAGGATCGCGATGGCGACGAGGACGACAATGGTCGCTGGGGCGACAATGGCGGTCAACACGACAATGGTCGTCATAACGGCTTCGACCACAGCCGGCACTACGGGTACGGCACGAACAGGAACGGACTGCCATCTCGCGGCAACGAACATGATTCAGGCGCGCGAACGCGCGGCCGTTCGGGCCAGGATCGCGAGGACAGGCCGAATCGCGATTGGCGGAATCGGGTTGACCGGAACTGACGATCAGCACTCGAGTCAGGTGCCCGATGGTAGGAGATCGACCGATGTGGACGTAACGGGCGCCACGGGCACCTGCCGCGCACTGAAGACGAGGCTCAGGTTGTCCGCCGGACCGTAGATCGTAAGGCCATAGAACGTTGCTCGGCCGAGATCATCCGTAAGGAGACTGAGCGAACCACCGAGGATGTGAGTAAAGCTGTCGCCGATTGCCGCTACGGCCACGACCACGTTCGCTTGTGGCACATCGTTCCCGAATCGGTCGACGAGGCGGAGCACCGGTTGAGAGATGAGTGGAGTACCTGATACGGCGACTCTGTCGGGTTCTACCACTATGGAAAGCGCCGCGACGGCGTCCGGAATCGCTTTCGCGTGAACCGTCGCAACGATTGGGCTAATTGCCTCGCCTCTCGGGACGCTCACGTCGAGTGTCATCAGGTCGGCGGCCACAGGGGGCATGGTCCACGTCGTCAGAGCTACGCCGCCGTTGTCTGTCGTCGCTTGTGCGGGCTTGACGTTGCCATCACCGGCCATCGGCATAAATGTCACCGTCACTCCGGGAACAGCCCGATTACTGGCGTCGGTCACTTTCACGACGATCGGTGCGGATAACGCCGTCGCAACTGTCCCCTGCTGCGCGTCGCCGCTCACGACCACCACGTTCGCGGGAGGACCGGGGGGTTTTGGACTCTGATCGCTGCACCCGACGATGGCAGTTGAGCAAATTAGAACGCTTGTGACCGTTCGACGAAAGGACATTGCACGACTCCCAGTGTCGGAGTTGCGTCGCTCACTCGCCGCGACGGTCTCGGCGCGAAGTCGCTCAGCAGGATGATGTACGGCCTCAGAAACCAATCCACGTTGTCGTGAATTTGGTTTCCGCGATTGATGCTCTACTCATCTGCCTCCGTTTGGCGTGACGAGTGGGACTCAGCACGCCTTTCGACGGCTGCTTTCCGATGCGACAATCATGACGTGAGCGACTTGAGTGCGGCAATCGACGGGCAAAAGAAGTATTCGCCGCCCGTCGGTATCACCCAGTCGATTCCCTTTCCGGAATCATCCTTCGTGTCGAGTTGCGTGCAAATGTCTTTCCCACCCGTGTTACGCAACCGAACGAAGAACCGTCGCACGCGCTTGTCCTTGTTGGTTTGACCGATAACCGGATCGTGTCCGGTTGGAAGCTTTTTTTGTCCAGGACATGCGTGTCCTTCGGCCGCTTTCTCGCTGAAGTCCGGCTTGTTCACCCAGATCTTCACGACGAACTCGAACTGACCCACAATTGACGTTTGGTACGAGAGGAAGTGGAGACCGCGTCCACGTGCCCGCGGGTCGCGTTTCCTTGGATCGTCATCCACCGGCGTCTCCGGCGTCGAAGCAGAGACGTCTCCGAACGGAATCCCTCGTCGCAGAATTCGGTGAGTCTGCGTGTCCACTTCGCTCGCATCGGTCTGATCGGAGACCGTCAGATCGTTCCTCGGATAGGCCTTTCGAATATGCATATCGAAGGGTCCATGAATGCCAGTTGCATGCTCCGGATCAACCGTCTTGTCCGAATCGTCCGTGAACGCGTCCGGAAAGGTCTCCTCGCAGTCGAAGCGACCGCGCGCCAACGGAGTCGGGTGGTCGGGCGGCTCGTCGGGATTGAATTCAAAGTTATTGTTTGCGCAATCGTCATCGCCCATCGGCTGGTTGTCGGCCTCCGGCGTCCGAGTGACGGGCGCGCCGCTGAGCCATCTCCCGACCAGCTTCGCGCTGAGATGGTTCGGGTGAACGTGGTCAGGCGCATTGCTGAAGGGCGGAGCGCTGAGAAGCTTCGCCTTGTCCTTTAGAAACTTGTGAAAGGCGAAGACATCTTGACGAAGCCGGCGAATTACGAGAAAGGATCCATCTCTCGTGAGCTCTTCGATGTCCTTGCCTGTTCCGCCGTTGCGGACTTTGCCCTTGCTATCGTCGAGTGTTTCTGCCCCCGGATCTTGCGCCGGATAGCCGAACACGAATTCGCCAGGCCAGAGAAGGTCTTGACCGGGCTTTCCCTGCGTCCGTCGGCCCTGGCCATCAACCTTCTCCGGATTCTGTCGCGGTGTGAGCACATCGTGTGGATCGTCGGAGATTCGGCCCCGTACTCCCGGCTGTGAGACACCATCGAGCGTCTTGAACTGTTCGTGCCCTGAAAGTGGAGCCGGAAGGTTCTTGCCGAGCTCCTCGAAGACCAGAGTCGCGCCTTTGATATGTTGCTTCACGAACTCGACGCGTGCGCTCATCCTCGGCTCGTCATCGCTCGCAACAATGAAGACGAGATGTACGGGCTTTGGCTTTCCCGCTGCCTCCAGTCCGCCGATGACCCAGTTTCTCGCGTTCCCTTCGGCAGCCGCGTCGGCTGGATCGTCGAGCTCTTCCACGGCTCTCAGCGCCAGC
This is a stretch of genomic DNA from Gemmatimonadaceae bacterium. It encodes these proteins:
- a CDS encoding DUF305 domain-containing protein — encoded protein: MTTKCVAGALVLFIMLIGGPSLALSQNGGTTAMSGMDMAHEITIPKGALYTKADVEFMQGMIAHHSQAIVMSRMAESHNANPQVLKLSNKIDQSQLPEIHIMQAWLSRNKQFAPDTSSWHNVMMAGMLTAAQIKELDAAKGVDFDRAYLRLMIQHHAGALKMVDDLFNVSLAGQDVDVNVFANDVVTAQTTEIGIMQRLLTQLPAK